From the genome of Thermoanaerobacterium sp. PSU-2, one region includes:
- a CDS encoding zinc ribbon domain-containing protein, translating to MKYLLFILLIILLVLQATWIFIDAKKRGEKYYWLWGLFGLLNVPSSLIIYILVTRYEVSKCPKCGASIKKSYNYCPYCGDVLKTSLCPHCGREIKDEWVYCPNCSKKLREE from the coding sequence ATGAAGTATCTATTATTTATTCTATTGATTATATTACTTGTATTACAGGCGACATGGATATTTATAGATGCAAAAAAAAGAGGTGAAAAATATTATTGGCTCTGGGGGTTGTTTGGACTTTTAAATGTGCCATCATCGTTAATAATCTATATTTTAGTGACCCGCTATGAAGTCTCCAAATGTCCGAAATGTGGTGCTTCAATAAAAAAAAGTTACAATTATTGTCCATATTGTGGAGATGTGTTAAAAACTTCATTATGTCCACATTGTGGTAGGGAGATTAAAGATGAATGGGTATATTGCCCTAATTGCTCAAAAAAATTGAGGGAGGAATAA
- a CDS encoding DUF5345 family protein gives MKKCHNDIDPKLIDSFYNESDNKNIDNDAFNKLNKISDMFDIFNEPDVKINAFEFIQKANEIRNKKRNKKELAIFILVSITFIAFLILAASKNFKLIIICQIIIYLSLPLTVVPLLKFREE, from the coding sequence ATGAAGAAATGCCATAATGATATAGATCCTAAGCTTATAGATTCTTTTTATAATGAGTCAGATAATAAAAACATTGATAATGATGCATTTAATAAGCTCAATAAAATTTCAGATATGTTTGATATTTTTAATGAACCTGACGTAAAAATTAATGCATTTGAATTTATCCAAAAAGCTAATGAAATACGTAATAAAAAAAGAAATAAAAAAGAGCTTGCAATCTTCATACTTGTTTCAATTACATTTATAGCATTTTTGATTTTAGCTGCATCTAAAAATTTTAAGTTAATAATCATTTGTCAAATTATAATTTATTTATCTTTGCCGTTAACTGTTGTACCGTTATTAAAATTTAGAGAGGAGTAG
- a CDS encoding methyltransferase domain-containing protein, whose translation MVSSTNRTEIIKRRYERIAKYYDLMESLMESTGGKRWRKMLWSEVSGNTILEAGIGTGSNILYYPEGKNIYGIDFSPKMVEIAKDKAKKYGKDVDIRVMDIENLEFNDNTFDAIVTSCVFCSVPDPIKGLKELKRVLKYDGKLFMLEHVRSKKLILGTLMDILNPLTVNTWGANINRDTVKNLKISGFKILKEENLALDIMKLIIAGK comes from the coding sequence ATGGTAAGCTCAACGAATAGAACTGAAATTATTAAAAGAAGATATGAAAGAATTGCAAAATATTATGATCTGATGGAAAGCCTCATGGAGTCTACAGGCGGTAAAAGGTGGAGAAAGATGCTTTGGTCCGAGGTTTCAGGAAACACTATACTTGAAGCAGGTATTGGCACTGGTAGTAATATTTTATATTATCCTGAAGGTAAAAACATTTATGGTATTGATTTTTCACCTAAAATGGTAGAAATAGCAAAAGATAAAGCCAAAAAGTATGGCAAAGATGTCGATATTAGAGTAATGGATATAGAAAATCTTGAGTTTAATGACAATACATTTGATGCTATCGTAACAAGCTGTGTGTTTTGTTCTGTGCCAGATCCTATAAAAGGATTAAAAGAACTTAAAAGAGTATTAAAATATGATGGGAAGCTTTTTATGCTTGAGCATGTAAGAAGCAAAAAACTAATCTTAGGTACACTAATGGATATACTCAATCCTCTTACAGTAAACACATGGGGTGCTAACATAAATAGAGATACTGTAAAAAATTTGAAGATTTCAGGATTTAAAATACTTAAAGAAGAAAATCTAGCTCTTGACATAATGAAACTTATAATTGCAGGCAAATAA
- a CDS encoding PLDc N-terminal domain-containing protein, producing MFDNLNISEIIRLFAPLIIIQLGLMIFSIYRLTKDEVRFLPKWTWLIIIVLGEILGPLIFLIIGREKE from the coding sequence ATGTTTGATAATTTAAATATATCTGAAATAATAAGACTTTTTGCTCCATTAATAATTATTCAATTAGGTCTTATGATTTTCTCAATATATCGTCTTACCAAGGATGAAGTCAGATTTTTGCCGAAATGGACCTGGCTTATAATTATAGTGCTCGGAGAAATTTTAGGACCACTTATATTTCTCATCATCGGAAGGGAAAAAGAGTAG
- the sigY gene encoding RNA polymerase sigma factor SigY codes for MDESKLINDAKSGDKYALNLLITENYNVVLGYCIKMTGNMSLAQDIAQEAMLKAVLNINKFTPDFKFSSWLIRIAINVYKDFLRKSRITECIDDIDIFYENNVEDDIISKVNYKEVMKILLNLPYEKRAVFILKHYYGYKYEEISKIMNCPVGTVRSRLHYCIKHIIDEMERRKLI; via the coding sequence ATGGATGAGAGCAAACTTATAAATGATGCAAAAAGCGGCGATAAATATGCATTAAATCTTCTTATAACTGAAAATTATAATGTTGTTCTTGGGTACTGTATTAAAATGACGGGAAATATGTCACTTGCCCAGGACATAGCACAGGAGGCTATGCTAAAAGCGGTATTAAATATTAATAAGTTTACACCGGATTTTAAATTTTCTTCTTGGTTAATAAGAATTGCCATCAATGTTTATAAAGATTTTTTAAGAAAAAGCAGAATAACTGAATGTATAGATGATATAGATATATTTTATGAAAATAATGTAGAAGATGATATTATAAGCAAGGTCAATTATAAGGAAGTTATGAAAATATTGTTAAACCTTCCATATGAAAAAAGGGCGGTATTTATATTGAAACACTATTATGGATATAAATACGAAGAAATTTCTAAAATAATGAATTGCCCAGTTGGAACGGTGCGTTCAAGGTTGCACTACTGCATTAAGCATATTATAGATGAGATGGAAAGAAGGAAATTGATATGA